Sequence from the Chloroflexota bacterium genome:
CGCGCGGGCTGAACGGCTTGGTCATGTAATCTTCGGCATAACGCTCAATGCCTTTGATCACCACGTCTTCGGAATCCACCGCGGTGAGGATGATGACCGGCAAGTCGCAGAAACGCTGCACGATTCCGCAGAACTCGAAGCCGCTCATCACCGGCATATTCAAGTCAACGATCGCCAGGTGCGGCAGGCCGATTGTATTGATCAGTTCGAGGGCCTTGGGGCCGGAATCCGCCGTCACGGCCTCAAAGCCGGATTGCTCAAACGTCAGCTTGAGCAGATCGACAATGCCGGGCTCGTCGTCGACAACGAGTATGCGTTTGCGTTTAGGCTCGGTGTTGAGCGTATCGGGATTCATAAGTCCGATGGTTGTCCGGATAGAATGGAGTCAATCTGGCTTACGAGGTCGCGCGGGCTGAACGGCTTGGCCACGAAACGAATGTTGACGGATGTCAGTCCGGCGCCGATCTCGTCATCCCAAACGCCGCCCGACGTGACAATGATGGGAGTCTGCGCGACCGAGGGGTCTGCGCCGACGCGCTTCGCCAGGTCAAGACCGCTTACGCCGGGCATCATGACGTCGAGCACAATCAGCGCGGGAT
This genomic interval carries:
- a CDS encoding response regulator; the encoded protein is MAIIVVADDEPGIRDLLAYSLRRRGHTVVTAADGDAAWQAIIETHPALIVLDVMMPGVSGLDLAKRVGADPSVAQTPIIVTSGGVWDDEIGAGLTSVNIRFVAKPFSPRDLVSQIDSILSGQPSDL